The nucleotide sequence TAAAAGCGGGAGAATAGAAAAGGAAATTAGTGAAGATTTTAATCAAAAGTATCCTAATTTTAAGGGAAATGGTGATAATCTTGGTCAATTTCTTAAGAAAAAAGACGGAAAGTGGTCTATACAACTAAGTAAATACCTGAAATGGATTCATAATAATCCGCATATAATGCCTAAAACAGAAGAAGAAAATTTTGTAAGAAGTATTCTTGCTAAAGAAACTTTGGCTATTGCTACTGCTAATAATGTAGGACATGTAAAAGAGACCGATGTCTATTTCCTACAGGAAGGGATCAATTTCTTTACTCAAGATTGTACTTTGGTTTTAGTGGGTGGAACCATTTACCATAAGTGTAAGGAAAATAAGGATTATCTTTGGGAAAACATAAAGACGATTGCTAAAGGAGCGCTCTTTAACGCGGAGGAATATACAACCTTACGCTCCAATAGTAAAGTATTGCTTGATGCTTCTTATATTCTTTCAACCGTTGGTGGGCTTTATGGAAGGCTTGACCCGGAAAAAGCTATCCGTATTTTGAAAAAGCATTTCAAAACTTTAGAGTTATAGATAAAAATTTTCAAAATAAAATAGTATTATTGGTAATACTTTGAAAAGTAAAGAAATATTTTGAATAAGGAAGGAAAATATGACATCAATTCGAACGGATAAAAAAAATATATTTAACAGAACCAGCGTATTGTTTTGGGGTGGATTACTATTTGCTATTGCTCAATTAACACTTCCTATTTTTTTATCTTTAATAGATTTGCAATTGAGGGCGATTCATATTATTTTAGGTATTTCACTTGCCTCATTAGCTTTCCCTTACGGTAAATCAAAGGTAGAACAAACGAAGCTTTCCATTTGGGATTTATTTGTCATTGTGGTAATAGTAGCCGCTAATGTCAATACATTTTTAAAGGCTATGCAGATTTATATGGTTCCTGGAAGTGCTTCTACCATTGATTTAATTATAGGCTCGGCTTTAATTTTAATCATTCTTGATGCAGCTCGTAGGTCAGTAGGATGGGCTATACCAATATTTGTTGCACTTTTGTTTCTCTATGTCTTAGCTGGTCCAGTAATGCCGGGGATGTGGAGGTTAGCAGGCCTATCCTGGAAATTTGTTATTAATTCAGTCTATTTTTCCCCATTAGGTATTTATGGAAGCATTACCGGAATGTCGGCAACTTTTATTGGTATGTTTATCATTTTTGGTGCCCTTATCTCTGGTGCCGGCGGGGGAAAGACCTTTATTGATCTTGCTCTCGCCCTAACTGGGCGGTATCGCGGCGGACCGGCCAAAACCGCTGTGGTATCCAGTGCACTTTTTGGCAGTATCTCCGGAAGCGGAGTGGCTAATGTCTCTGTTACCGGAAATTATACTATTCCTTTAATGAAAAGATTGGGTTATGACCCTGATTTTGCTGCCGGAGTGGAAGCTATTGCTTCAACCGGTGGTGGTATTACCCCTCCTATTATGAGTGTAGCAGCATTTATCATGGCCGAATTTTTAGGGTTACCTTACATGAAAATTATTGGTTATGCTTTGATACCCTGCTTACTTTATTATACTGGTATCTTTGCTGGGGTTCATTTTGAGACCATACGTTGTGGATTAGCAGCTGTACCAAAAAGTGAAATTCCCAGTTGGAAGAGTATTTTAACATTTAAAAGGCTTGCCTCATTAGTTATTCCCACCGGAGTTCTATTATATTTTATAGCCAAAGGAGTTCCCCTTGTTTTTGCCGGATTTTATGCTTGTGTGGCTATAGTAATTGTCTTTTTGTTATCTAATCTTTCCCTGTCCGGAGCAAAAGAGACAATTATTCAGATAGGGAAGGGATTGAGCGAGGGAGGATTAGGATTAGCGAAAATTGTTCCCATCCTGGTTTCAGTTAATATATTAGTGAATATGATAGGAATCACCGGAATAGCCCCAAAATTAAGTGGATTAATATTGGATATTGGGGGAGAGAATCTATTTTTAGCGCTTTTTATTGCCACCATTATTCCTTTCCTATTGGGAACCTCTCTTCCAGTAGTTCCTACCTATATATTGTCTCTTTCTATCCTGGCACCCTCACTCTTGGAATTGGGAATCGATGAGATAACTGTACACTTGTTTTTTATTTACTGGGCAATTTTAGGCGGGGTAACACCTCCTACCTGCACCCAGGCAATTGTTGCCGCTGGCATTGCTAAAAGTAATTGGTTTAAAACTGCCATAGTTGCAGTGAAACTTGGTATTGTGGCCTTTATTATACCTTACTTTTTTGTCCTTAATCCCGCACTTGTTGCCCGGGGTGACTTTCTTATTGTAATCATTTGCAGTGTAAGTGCATTTATAGGTGCAATTATGATGGCTTTTGGTTTCTTTGCTCGTATAGACAGTCATTTTCACCTTATACTAAGGATATTATTTGTCGGAAGTGGTCTATTGTTGATGTATCCTAACTATACTCTTTCAGCTATTGGTTTTTTGATTGGAGTTCCACTCTTTTTATTTCAATCCTCTATAAATAAAAAATTAGACACTGTAGATGCGTAGTAGATGAGTAAGGTATTTTATAGTAAAAAATATTACTTTCAACTATTTATTATTTTTTATCTACCATCAATTTTATAAAATAAATAGTTGAAAAAAATCCAAAAAAGGAAGGAGGTGAAAAATAATGAAAAAAAGATTATTAACTGGTTTAACGTTGGTTCTAGTTTTAGTTCTTTTAGTAGGCTTAAATACAGCATTCGCTAAAACAACATATCTAAACATGGGGAGTACTTCTTCGACTTCAGGGTTATATGCCTGGGCAGTAGCAACTGCTTCAGTTATCAACAAAGCTGATAATGATATCAGGGTAACCGTTATTGAAAGTGGAGCAGCTCTAGATAATTTAAGACGAATTAAAGATGGCGCTTTTGATTTTGCTTTATGTGTAGATTCTGCTTCCGCCA is from Candidatus Atribacteria bacterium and encodes:
- a CDS encoding TRAP transporter fused permease subunit encodes the protein MTSIRTDKKNIFNRTSVLFWGGLLFAIAQLTLPIFLSLIDLQLRAIHIILGISLASLAFPYGKSKVEQTKLSIWDLFVIVVIVAANVNTFLKAMQIYMVPGSASTIDLIIGSALILIILDAARRSVGWAIPIFVALLFLYVLAGPVMPGMWRLAGLSWKFVINSVYFSPLGIYGSITGMSATFIGMFIIFGALISGAGGGKTFIDLALALTGRYRGGPAKTAVVSSALFGSISGSGVANVSVTGNYTIPLMKRLGYDPDFAAGVEAIASTGGGITPPIMSVAAFIMAEFLGLPYMKIIGYALIPCLLYYTGIFAGVHFETIRCGLAAVPKSEIPSWKSILTFKRLASLVIPTGVLLYFIAKGVPLVFAGFYACVAIVIVFLLSNLSLSGAKETIIQIGKGLSEGGLGLAKIVPILVSVNILVNMIGITGIAPKLSGLILDIGGENLFLALFIATIIPFLLGTSLPVVPTYILSLSILAPSLLELGIDEITVHLFFIYWAILGGVTPPTCTQAIVAAGIAKSNWFKTAIVAVKLGIVAFIIPYFFVLNPALVARGDFLIVIICSVSAFIGAIMMAFGFFARIDSHFHLILRILFVGSGLLLMYPNYTLSAIGFLIGVPLFLFQSSINKKLDTVDA